Proteins from a genomic interval of Solidesulfovibrio sp.:
- a CDS encoding DEAD/DEAH box helicase, with amino-acid sequence MNKAFEGWEIVSRRLVAYADEKRSQEKNGENAWVDRGQRACLRALAERLPRHGAMVADEVGMGKTRIAVVLARMVKESGGRVAILVPPGLGYQWRNELRMGTVEPPVFLRSLWQYLEAWNAGDKKGVPWFDQDIVLLSHLFCNWRLGVSSANWRLAMLPELFAQWRVLNGRSLPRNYHGHRFLEDEWVKNAAWSIAAAMKQLSPDATWRKHMDGVFHDLDDNWPELLSAGNYAQNATDCVHASLEKAVGLGFGCFDLVIIDEAHKGKHDDSCLSRLLEMIFQPQSGRRFSMTATPVDLDICQWALACERIKVNGQALAIGEMTQKYKSAVREVQQKASLPEVRQAYKNAATAFHQTMAPYLFRRSKTECESVRIFQQHTGLPSHAYRWEEAISIAHDALDEYWKQAICAVEALSVVVSQNDGDSNRIAKRVRLTLGNGHGIAALMDQIHADEEERGTGDFSPEADIEDKAGVEGKRLARAQWWMELLGRGFDCKDVLYRHPAIRAAVRAIEEATESGQKVLVFGRFVKPLKALVDLLNAREMLRSLRDGRLWPESGIREEQRAAVACACEQDDFGWSLDEVDNKLKDQYAELEKARGRFRRGIVAAIMDGLATTVQIDQRTKSLFKAFSKAVDQEKEEENKNGSLVFMSRALFEILNEPDKMPPPDQCFSAFTQVVEALSDKDEGDVDGDGQLDEEEAKQLWPDLLERLKEEYDRNEGGFARLMYGNTSPSSRRMIQVAFNRDQSFPKVLVAQSMVGREGLNLHEACRMVILLHPEWNPGVVEQQIGRVDRLGSRWEKEMHEAVAKGDSADAIPRIEIRPVIFKGTYDEHNWNVLQERWSDLRAQLHGVVIPESKTKGDTTMRVWADEVNGYAPDFSPESLFRDA; translated from the coding sequence ATGAACAAGGCATTCGAGGGCTGGGAAATAGTGAGCCGTCGCCTGGTGGCGTATGCGGACGAGAAGCGTAGCCAGGAAAAGAATGGAGAGAATGCCTGGGTCGATCGCGGCCAGCGGGCATGCCTTAGGGCCTTGGCCGAACGCTTACCTCGGCACGGGGCGATGGTGGCCGACGAGGTGGGCATGGGCAAGACCCGCATCGCCGTAGTTCTGGCTCGCATGGTGAAAGAATCCGGCGGCCGCGTGGCCATACTGGTTCCGCCCGGGTTGGGGTATCAATGGCGGAACGAACTGCGGATGGGCACGGTTGAACCTCCTGTTTTTCTGCGAAGCCTTTGGCAATACTTGGAGGCGTGGAATGCCGGGGATAAAAAAGGCGTTCCCTGGTTCGACCAGGATATTGTGCTTCTCTCGCATCTTTTCTGCAATTGGCGCCTGGGTGTCAGCTCGGCCAATTGGCGTTTGGCCATGCTGCCGGAACTTTTCGCCCAATGGCGGGTTCTTAATGGGCGATCGCTGCCAAGGAATTATCATGGCCATAGGTTCCTTGAAGACGAATGGGTCAAGAACGCGGCCTGGAGCATAGCTGCGGCAATGAAGCAACTATCCCCAGATGCTACTTGGCGTAAGCACATGGATGGGGTGTTTCACGATCTGGACGATAATTGGCCCGAGCTGCTTTCCGCCGGGAATTACGCCCAAAACGCGACAGACTGCGTGCATGCATCCCTGGAAAAGGCGGTCGGACTCGGGTTCGGCTGCTTCGATCTTGTCATTATCGATGAAGCACATAAGGGAAAGCACGATGACAGCTGTTTGTCCCGACTACTGGAGATGATATTCCAGCCTCAATCGGGCCGGCGTTTCTCCATGACCGCCACTCCGGTGGACTTGGACATATGCCAATGGGCGCTGGCCTGCGAGCGCATCAAGGTCAATGGACAAGCTCTTGCTATTGGGGAGATGACTCAAAAGTATAAGTCTGCCGTCAGGGAAGTCCAGCAAAAAGCGAGCCTTCCCGAAGTGCGTCAAGCCTATAAGAATGCCGCCACAGCCTTTCACCAGACGATGGCTCCCTACCTGTTTCGGCGTTCAAAGACAGAATGTGAATCCGTGCGTATTTTTCAGCAGCACACAGGGCTGCCTTCGCACGCCTATCGGTGGGAAGAGGCAATATCCATCGCTCATGATGCATTGGACGAATACTGGAAACAGGCAATTTGCGCAGTCGAGGCCCTGTCCGTGGTGGTGAGCCAAAATGACGGCGACAGCAACCGGATCGCCAAGCGAGTACGCCTGACCCTGGGCAACGGCCACGGCATCGCGGCGCTCATGGATCAAATTCATGCCGACGAGGAGGAAAGGGGTACGGGGGATTTTTCTCCTGAAGCGGATATCGAGGACAAGGCTGGGGTGGAAGGCAAACGTTTGGCCCGGGCGCAGTGGTGGATGGAACTCCTAGGCAGAGGTTTTGACTGCAAGGACGTTTTGTACCGTCATCCCGCCATCCGCGCAGCGGTCCGCGCCATAGAGGAGGCCACCGAATCGGGGCAGAAGGTTCTGGTCTTCGGGCGCTTCGTCAAGCCCCTGAAGGCCCTCGTGGATTTGCTCAACGCCCGGGAAATGCTGCGCAGCCTGCGGGATGGGCGGCTTTGGCCGGAATCGGGTATTCGTGAAGAGCAACGTGCGGCTGTTGCCTGCGCCTGCGAGCAAGACGACTTTGGATGGAGCCTGGATGAGGTGGATAACAAACTGAAAGATCAATACGCCGAGCTTGAAAAGGCCAGAGGACGTTTTCGACGGGGCATTGTTGCGGCGATTATGGATGGTTTGGCAACGACCGTTCAAATCGATCAACGGACGAAAAGTCTTTTTAAGGCGTTTAGCAAAGCGGTAGATCAGGAAAAGGAAGAGGAGAACAAAAATGGCTCATTGGTTTTCATGAGCCGGGCCTTATTTGAAATTCTCAATGAACCTGACAAGATGCCACCCCCAGATCAATGCTTCTCGGCTTTTACCCAAGTTGTGGAGGCTCTAAGCGACAAGGACGAAGGGGACGTAGACGGCGACGGCCAGCTTGACGAGGAGGAGGCCAAGCAACTGTGGCCCGATCTTTTGGAACGTCTCAAGGAGGAGTACGATAGGAACGAAGGTGGATTTGCCCGGCTTATGTATGGCAATACGAGCCCATCGTCCAGGCGGATGATCCAAGTGGCGTTTAACCGTGACCAGAGCTTTCCTAAGGTGTTGGTAGCCCAGTCCATGGTGGGGCGCGAAGGACTGAACCTGCACGAGGCGTGCAGGATGGTCATCCTTCTGCATCCCGAGTGGAATCCCGGCGTGGTAGAGCAACAGATAGGTCGGGTGGACCGCCTGGGTAGCCGTTGGGAAAAGGAGATGCACGAGGCAGTGGCTAAAGGTGACTCAGCAGACGCAATCCCCAGGATCGAAATTCGGCCTGTTATCTTCAAAGGCACCTACGACGAGCACAACTGGAATGTGCTCCAGGAGCGATGGTCCGATCTCCGTGCCCAGTTGCATGGGGTAGTCATTCCGGAAAGCAAAACCAAGGGTGACACAACTATGAGAGTGTGGGCCGATGAGGTCAACGGATATGCCCCGGATTTTTCTCCCGAAAGTTTGTTCAGGGATGCCTGA
- a CDS encoding recombinase family protein, with product MVWKLDRLARSTRQLLETVETLEQRGIGLRILTQNIDTTNAGGRLIFTVFSAIAEFEREIICERTRAGLDAARARDRRGGAHVLCLKRT from the coding sequence GTGGTCTGGAAGCTTGACCGGCTGGCACGCTCTACGCGGCAGTTGCTGGAAACGGTGGAAACCTTGGAGCAACGCGGCATTGGCCTCAGGATTCTCACCCAAAACATTGACACGACCAATGCCGGCGGCCGGCTTATCTTCACCGTCTTTAGCGCCATTGCCGAGTTTGAGAGGGAAATCATCTGTGAACGCACCCGAGCCGGGCTCGACGCTGCTCGCGCACGTGACCGGCGGGGGGGCGCCCACGTTCTTTGTCTGAAAAGGACCTGA
- a CDS encoding nucleotidyl transferase AbiEii/AbiGii toxin family protein: MDSFSPKVTILPPPQLHLWPELDATPEGFTLYGGTALALRLGHRTSVDFGFFSNAALDPDQLAQTVSYLKGAERVQVAPNTLTCRVDRQGRDPDPRIGTWRARRE; the protein is encoded by the coding sequence ATGGACAGCTTTAGCCCAAAAGTTACCATACTCCCGCCGCCGCAACTTCACTTATGGCCAGAACTGGACGCTACCCCAGAAGGCTTCACCCTGTACGGCGGCACAGCTCTGGCGCTTCGCCTTGGACATCGAACTTCAGTCGATTTTGGTTTTTTTTCGAATGCCGCGCTTGATCCGGACCAACTTGCCCAAACGGTGTCTTACCTCAAGGGCGCGGAGCGAGTCCAAGTCGCTCCAAACACCTTGACTTGTCGCGTGGATCGCCAAGGACGTGACCCGGATCCCCGGATCGGTACTTGGCGCGCACGGCGCGAATAA
- a CDS encoding helix-turn-helix domain-containing protein, protein MSEKDLKEAKALLADPEITVEAVARRLGVGPSTLYRYLPAARQSIQEDKGYNGSDRCSASA, encoded by the coding sequence TTGTCTGAAAAGGACCTGAAGGAGGCCAAAGCCTTGCTGGCTGATCCGGAAATTACCGTGGAAGCCGTGGCTCGCCGGCTCGGCGTCGGCCCGTCCACCCTGTACCGGTATTTGCCCGCAGCGAGGCAATCAATTCAAGAGGATAAGGGCTACAATGGCTCAGATCGCTGTTCCGCTTCCGCCTGA